Proteins encoded together in one Pectinophora gossypiella chromosome 20, ilPecGoss1.1, whole genome shotgun sequence window:
- the LOC126376024 gene encoding septin-1, which translates to MSSDTANKNFSNLETPGYVGFANLPNQVHRKSVKKGFEFTLMVVGESGLGKSTLVNSLFLTDLYPERVIPDAIEKTNQTVKLDASTVEIEERGVKLRLTVVDTPGYGDAIDNTDCFRSIIQYIDEQFERFLRDESGLNRRNIVDNRIHCCFYFISPFGHGLKPLDIEFMKQLHNKVNIVPVIAKADCLTKKEVQRLKTRVMEEIEREGIKIYPLPDCDSDEDEDYKEQVRQLKAAVPFAVCGAGQQLEVRGRRVRGRLYPWGVVEVENPDHCDFIKLRTMLITHMQDLQEVTQEVHYENYRSERLARNGQVPKRHTSTESGLSEADSNGITNGSSEDPTERERALQEKEAELRRMQEMLEQMQRQMQLQAAGATTTA; encoded by the exons ATGTCCAGTGACACAGCGAACAAAAAC TTCTCAAACCTGGAGACGCCAGGGTACGTCGGGTTTGCGAATCTGCCGAACCAGGTCCATCGCAAGTCGGTGAAGAAAGGATTCGAGTTTACATTGATGGTGGTTGGCGAAAGCGGGTTGGGCAAGTCGACTCTCGTCAACTCCCTATTCCTTACTGATCTCTACCCTGAACGAGTGATCCCTGATGCCATTG AGAAGACGAACCAGACAGTGAAGCTGGACGCGTCGACGGTTGAGATTGAGGAGCGCGGGGTGAAGCTGCGCCTCACCGTGGTAGACACGCCGGGGTACGGCGACGCCATCGATAACACCGACTGTTTCCGC TCCATAATCCAGTACATAGACGAACAGTTCGAGCGGTTCCTGCGCGACGAGAGCGGCCTAAACCGCCGCAACATCGTCGACAACCGCATCCACTGCTGCTTCTACTTCATATCGCCGTTTGGACATGG GTTGAAGCCATTGGACATAGAGTTCATGAAGCAACTGCACAACAAGGTGAATATCGTGCCTGTCATCGCGAAGGCCGACTGCCTCACCAAAAAGGAGGTGCAGCGGCTCAAGACCAGG GTGATGGAGGAAATCGAAAGGGAAGGAATCAAGATCTACCCGCTGCCGGACTGCGATAGCGACGAAGACGAGGACTACAAGGAACAA GTCCGGCAACTGAAAGCGGCCGTGCCGTTCGCGGTGTGCGGCGCGGGCCAGCAGCTGGaggtgcgcgggcgccgcgTGCGCGGCCGCCTCTACCCGTGGGGCGTGGTCGAGGTCGAGAACCCCGACCACTGCGACTTCATCAAGCTCCGGACCATGCTCAT CACGCACATGCAGGACCTGCAGGAGGTGACGCAGGAGGTGCATTACGAGAACTACCGCTCCGAGCGCCTCGCCAGGAACGGACAAGTGCCCAAGCGTCACAC GTCTACAGAGAGCGGACTGAGTGAAGCGGACTCGAATGGTATCACCAACGGTTCCTCGGAGGACCCAACGGAACGCGAGAGGGCGCTCCAGGAGAAG
- the LOC126376023 gene encoding cell cycle control protein 50A-like isoform X2: MCTWIKNTAFTEYCRKISKQWFLIWLVVAGLLVVVGIILVCEVPSNNNNEVTKQSFKYENIESISYTNCTDDNDRVCHEYIEHTNDTCTCIEYFGITKDWEGDLVVLYELPDFNQSSIAKEQNYFSSRDDLQLNGVLSPNVSEACEPYAYNEGKPIAPCGAIADAMFTDEYSITCGKNPLPMLYTGLLLDSEKEGFRNPPPKDDLQTAFQNFSKPKNWTKNIWELQSTNKGFETERFIAWMRTDLARKPIWRLDRSKEPYTKGLTGLKGSECRIRIRYNYPYSRYAGERIVIVAQRVTVNETQKLEEKTNSSNSNLTSGIILIIIGVLFGACGWLLKRKGNDKCRSMNL; encoded by the exons ATGTGTACGTGGATTAAAAATACAGCCTTCACCGAATATTGCCGTA AAATTTCTAAACAATGGTTTTTGATCTGGTTGGTAGTAGCGGGTTTGCTTGTGGTAGTTGGTATTATCCTCGTATGTGAAGTtccaagtaataataataatgaggtAACTAAACAATCATTCAAATATGAAAACATAGAATCGATAAGCTACACTAACTGTACAGATGATAATGACAGAGTATGCCATGAGTACATAGAACATACAAACGATACTTGTACTTGTATTGAATATTTTGGTATAACAAAAGATTGGGAAGGCGACTTAGTCGTGTTATATGAACTACCCGACTTCAATCAATCGTCAATTGCAAAGGAACAGAATTACTTTTCATCAAG GGACGACTTGCAGTTGAACGGTGTTCTGTCGCCGAACGTATCAGAAGCATGCGAGCCGTATGCGTATAACGAAGGCAAGCCGATAGCACCATGCGGGGCTATTGCCGACGCCATGTTTACAG ATGAATACTCGATCACGTGCGGGAAAAACCCCCTACCAATGTTGTACACCGGACTTTTATTGGACAGTGAGAAGGAAGGCTTCAGAAATCCTCCCCCAAAGGACGATTTACAAACAG CTTTCCAGAATTTCTCGAAGCCAAAAAATTGGACGAAAAACATTTGGGAGCTTCAGAGTACAAATAAAGGTTTCGAG ACTGAAAGATTCATAGCGTGGATGAGGACCGACTTAGCTCGCAAACCCATTTGGCGTCTAGACCGCTCCAAAGAGCCGTATACTAAAGGCTTAACTGGATTGAAGGGGTCGGAATGCAGGATCCGCATTAGATATA ACTACCCGTATTCCCGATATGCTGGAGAGAGAATAGTGATCGTAGCACAAAGAGTTACAGttaacgaaacacaaaaattagaGGAAAAGACGAATTCATCAAACTCCAATCTTACAAGTGGaataattttgataattattggaGTACTATTTGGCGCGTGTGGGTGGCTGCTCAAGAGAAAAGGTAATGATAAGTGTCGTTCGATGAACCTATAA
- the LOC126376023 gene encoding cell cycle control protein 50A-like isoform X1 yields the protein MCTWIKNTAFTEYCRKISKQWFLIWLVVAGLLVVVGIILVCEVPSNNNNEVTKQSFKYENIESISYTNCTDDNDRVCHEYIEHTNDTCTCIEYFGITKDWEGDLVVLYELPDFNQSSIAKEQNYFSSRDDLQLNGVLSPNVSEACEPYAYNEGKPIAPCGAIADAMFTDEYSITCGKNPLPMLYTGLLLDSEKEGFRNPPPKDDLQTAFQNFSKPKNWTKNIWELQSTNKGFETERFIAWMRTDLARKPIWRLDRSKEPYTKGLTGLKGSECRIRIRYNYPYSRYAGERIVIVAQRVTVNETQKLEEKTNSSNSNLTSGIILIIIGVLFGACGWLLKRKETEVLRLLPWLKKDSEPKLQDKEVANAPLAEDKKDEKKATVESQLIDRGKPGDGSSAGDSAVLPTS from the exons ATGTGTACGTGGATTAAAAATACAGCCTTCACCGAATATTGCCGTA AAATTTCTAAACAATGGTTTTTGATCTGGTTGGTAGTAGCGGGTTTGCTTGTGGTAGTTGGTATTATCCTCGTATGTGAAGTtccaagtaataataataatgaggtAACTAAACAATCATTCAAATATGAAAACATAGAATCGATAAGCTACACTAACTGTACAGATGATAATGACAGAGTATGCCATGAGTACATAGAACATACAAACGATACTTGTACTTGTATTGAATATTTTGGTATAACAAAAGATTGGGAAGGCGACTTAGTCGTGTTATATGAACTACCCGACTTCAATCAATCGTCAATTGCAAAGGAACAGAATTACTTTTCATCAAG GGACGACTTGCAGTTGAACGGTGTTCTGTCGCCGAACGTATCAGAAGCATGCGAGCCGTATGCGTATAACGAAGGCAAGCCGATAGCACCATGCGGGGCTATTGCCGACGCCATGTTTACAG ATGAATACTCGATCACGTGCGGGAAAAACCCCCTACCAATGTTGTACACCGGACTTTTATTGGACAGTGAGAAGGAAGGCTTCAGAAATCCTCCCCCAAAGGACGATTTACAAACAG CTTTCCAGAATTTCTCGAAGCCAAAAAATTGGACGAAAAACATTTGGGAGCTTCAGAGTACAAATAAAGGTTTCGAG ACTGAAAGATTCATAGCGTGGATGAGGACCGACTTAGCTCGCAAACCCATTTGGCGTCTAGACCGCTCCAAAGAGCCGTATACTAAAGGCTTAACTGGATTGAAGGGGTCGGAATGCAGGATCCGCATTAGATATA ACTACCCGTATTCCCGATATGCTGGAGAGAGAATAGTGATCGTAGCACAAAGAGTTACAGttaacgaaacacaaaaattagaGGAAAAGACGAATTCATCAAACTCCAATCTTACAAGTGGaataattttgataattattggaGTACTATTTGGCGCGTGTGGGTGGCTGCTCAAGAGAAAAG AGACGGAAGTGCTACGGCTGTTACCCTGGTTGAAAAAGGACTCCGAACCAAAACTTCAAGACAAGGAAGTTGCCAACGCGCCACTGGCTGAAGATAAGAAAGACGAAAAGAAAGCAACAGTTGAATCTCAATTGATAGACCGCGGGAAGCCCGGCGATGGTTCTAGTGCTGGTGATAGTGCAGTCCTACCAACAAGTTAA